Genomic DNA from Pectinophora gossypiella chromosome 20, ilPecGoss1.1, whole genome shotgun sequence:
tttagagagcatcgttagttgagcatcaattgttgtcgagtggTCACGTGACACGCAACAACAGTACTTCCTTTGGCGACATGTTGTCGACAACGTGTAGTAGTagatgcgtagacagacaacgttgttaaaGAATTTTCAACATGTCgcgcgccaaatgttgccaaTTGGAAACGCGGCTTTAAGTAAGCACGTAACATTAACATTGTTGCAGGAAGAAAAGCATAGACACGCCCGATGGTCCCGATGAAAATACTTTGCAAATAATATGGTAAGTTAAATCTTGCATTCTATTCTTGAACAATCTCTAACAAGTGCAAGATCACATCTTTAAAGCTTGTAGCGAAAATATTGCAATTACACAAGTCAGGCCAAATACAACTAATGTTGCCGAACTATTGATAgttgtacaaaatttaaaacaacaagcctcagggcgtcgtctgaaaggattatatttgaaaaaactaACCGACACTCGTGGGTCGACACTATAAATCATCATTTATcaatgtattgatttttttaagcTATCGATATTGGCCAATTGTAGgctacatcgtcacttaccaacatgtgagattgtggtcaaacgggAACCTAAAGTGAATAAAAAAGTCGTGGCTCATCAAACATAAACAATTTATCCATTACCGCCACGTAGGAGTGACGGGTCCCGCGAGCGCCTGCGCGCGCGCTGCAGCGACGGCGTGCTGGTGCTGGCGCAGGGGGGCCGCGACGTGCGGGCGCGGCTGCTAGCGGCCGACGCGCGGAACCTAGCGCAGAACGAGGCTAATCGGGCGTTCAGTGTGAGTATTGAATCACGATAAAAAATACTTCacgcatttatttttttttaaattcaaacaaACTCATGGTCATAGAAAACATGTATAAACTTTAATGAGGACACCCCATCGAGGTCGTAACCAAGTAACGAGACCACAGTGACAGACGGTCAGCTCATCGCTTCTAATTCTCCATCATGTTGATCGTGTTTTTACATTCTGCTACGCACACTACGCAGGTCATACATGTATCATCTCCCTATATATCGTAGGGTCCGGGGTCAGCGGtatcaaaggttgcctggaagagattgctacttagcaataaggccgcctattgtacttttctattttgtttgtgATTTAGTATTTCCTATGTGAGCAGTAAAGTACTTGTCATGTTATGTCCGCTTCACGCAGTAACATGTCTGATCGATCGTTATAAATACTTCCATCCAGGTGCTAACAGACAAAGGCGAGGCCACAGTAGTGTGTTCGAGCATCAGCTCCCGCGCCAGCTGGGTGTCGCGGCTGACGGCGGCGCCGCCCGCCGGGTACGCGCCCCTCGCCGTGCTGCAAGTGCCGGCCCAGCCAGAAACCGCGCTCTATGTCGCACCCAACGCCATAGCTATAGGTAACACATTGGTTCCCATTCTGGCAGACAAAACTTCATTATATTTTAGCCTAAAAGCTCAAAAAAGTGCCGTCCACACGAAGAGTACGAAAGAGATAGAATAATCGCTACAATCCCAATAGTCGCAACCATCATTTTTAGAAATTCTTGTTTGCGCACTGTCGCAGGTGGACTTCCGCTGGAATAGATCTGTCTGACGATAAACTTAGCTTTATCCTAGAAATTACCGAGAGTTTGTTAATTCAATGCTTTCTTGTAACTTTGCTCCTACCTTCTATTACTCAAACAATTATATTCCAACCAACAGGTTGCACAGACGGCTTGCACTCTCTACGCGGCCTAGTAACCTTGGAATTTGACAGCGAAGTATCTCCGCCGCGTCATAGCGCTAATACCGGCGTGGTATGCTGCGCTGCGGCCGCGGGGCGAGCGCTCGTCGTGTGGTCGGGACAGCTGCTCCACGGAGGGTTGTTGGCGCTAGGGTCCGCGCTGCGACGGGCCGAGGCCTTGAGGCCAGGACTCGCGCTTAGCCGTGTGAGGCTGCCTGATCTCACACCGCCGCATCTTGTCAAGGTATGATATCCTTATTAGCTAAATGTTTGATATAATTGGATTATATGTTGGTAGACCAGGCCATAGATTTATTCATTTGAAGACGAAAAAGTGTTATATTATCATTTACTAATGGCTTTCATAAAATCTGTTGTTATTTTCAGGCTTCAAGCTATGATGCCAACGAAGGTCCATGTGCAGTCGTCGCATGCGGACGCAGAGTGTTTCTACTCCGATTCGAGGCATCAACAGCTGAGTTCAAGGTCGTTCGCTCGCTAACTGTCGATCGGCCGACCAACTCACTATTGCTCATGGACAAGTGTCTGTACATCGCGGGCGAGAAGCCGCTCAAGATAAATCTCCCTTCGGGAGCTCTGGAAGCTTTCGGTATGGACGAACCAATCATAGCGGCCGCTGCCAAGAAACATTCCCCGCCTAAAGCTATACTTCTCATACGCGACCGACCGACTGAAATCCTGCTCTGTTACGCAGAATGTGGAGTTTTTGTCGATGAAAACGGCAAAAGAACGAGAAATGAAGACCCTAAATGGAGTTCAGCTGTTCAAAGCTGGGAGTATATCAACCCTTTCCTATATCTCGTAGGCGAAGAGAAGATCACGATTATCTACATCACCGAAGAAGCGTACAGAGCCCCTCCGTGCACGTGTGACACCACATCGCTGGCGTCCACAGCATCAGAATGCTACATGCCTGAGAAGTTCAATTTGAAAATGAGCGAACCCGCTTTACTGGGCTCAGCCCCGAATGGAATTATAGTACGTTCGAAAACCGACAGTGGCTACAGCGTCTCAATAGTTGAAGGCATGGCAGCCTTCAAAAGCGTCGGTGCGTCTATTGAATCTCTAGAAACCATCTCCGATATGAAAGGATCTTCTTCAGATTTGGGTCAATCGATGACAGATTTAGCACAGTCTATGAATGAGCTAGCGCACGACGTTTCCCATGAGAGTGTGGAGGCGAATACAGGGTTCCTAGCAGACATCAGGAAGAGAGCGCAGCAGTTAGCCAAGAAACGTCACAAGGACAAGTCCCCGGAGGACGTTATAAAAGAGATTTTAACAACAGAGGTGGGATTAAAACGGTCTTCCACAGGTAGAAAGTCACCAGCAATGATTTCCGAGAGTGAGTCGGAAACGGATAGCGAAGATATGGAAGAGAACCAACAGATGACCGCCACCAAAGGACCAGCGGATCTCTGCGCAGAAATGTTTACGAGACAGGTTAGATTCCAACCATCTTAATCAAACTCATTAGAGTAAACTAACATAAAGTTGCTTATATAAAATGACGTAAGTGAGTGTATTGAAGTACCTACTCATATTTTTGTTACTGATTTACAAGTTTTCATAGAATGTTGGAAATGGATAAATGTTCtcaatatacgtatattatgaAAGCTGTTGTCTAAAATGCATGAGATCATGCAGGTGTAGTGcaggattatttttattgtaactttGTAAATGTAAGTTATGTAACCTTcctttgaataaaataatagtgacataatattatgtatacacaaTTTAGCAGACGAAGTTacaaagtacttaagtattttatttgtattgtatctacagaatttgtatgaataagtattaatgtacttaactattttataatatattgacATTTGTGTTATGCGCTCTTTAAAAATGATGTGATTATTCATAACGAGTTTTCTTCAGAAAAATGTAGTGAACATTGTCAATATACCTTTACATGCTACCAACTGCAGGGAATGAAAGCAATAGTGTGATAGGAAGACAAGTTGATACGATATCATGTTTATCTTGTTCTTTTGCAGTTATATAACCTGCATTTGTAATTCGTACAATACATGtcgtttatttttgtagtaCACCGTTTACTGCAGGGGTTTACTGTATTGTTTTCGTTTCGTTTGTGATTGATGGCGACGCTTTCAAGGagtttcaaaattttatttggATCATGTCAGGTCTTGCCGctcaataaacacatttttaaatgtaattgacttaatatttatttacgaaCAATTTACTGTGATTTGATAAGTTAATTTAGCGTTTAGATTAGTTTTAATCGCTagtgtttatttgtttgtattgtaaaCTGTGTCGAAATAATGTAagtgatgtttgtttatgtgttggataatatattttttcttcagaatttgtcgTTTTTAATTTCTAACAGGTAGCGTTAAAGTTCCAGCTACTTAACGTTAGTTCCAGTAACTTAACAACTTATTAGTAGAAGTTTAATAATATCTCAAACGATGTGTTTTAGAGCGATCATTATGAAAATTTGCCTCTCTTTTAGATGCCACGACTATTTTACTACCACAGTTTAAGCTTGGGAATTTCTGGAACTAGATGTATTTGTTATTTTCATATTAGCAATGCATTTATCattagtaggtatttaaaatttAGAAATGAATACGTATACCCAACCATTGAAAAGGAGAAACTATAACAATAGTGAGATGAAGCGTGGTTCTGCCGGTCAGAACGTGAAATCAGAAAATGAACGAACCTTGTTTATCGTGTAGGTTTATCAGGTGAACGTACCTAATCGATACGGTtatgtgatatttatttatatttatgtaccttCAACTTACCTCACAAATAATCAATCAAAAATAATGTAATCTAAATTAAAATACGACGAGGGATAACGAGAAAATcaacaaaacatatttattgTAATGGCACTTTCACACTCAACACAAagaaaacaatacttaaaattgttgaaatcttttatttacagcttatacatacattttacattacattaagTATATGAAGTGTAGTCGGAAAGATTGTATCGCAGATCACGAATTATTACATTCCTCTTGAAGACACTAATATCGGGAGAGTAATCAAAGACAGAGAAACAACACCCATAATACGGTTTTCTTTCGAATATTACTTCATTAACAAGATCATGTACTTGAAAAGTGTACTACATAAATCTGACGTAATAGCAGAGATCTTTATTCACAAAACAATGTACAACACAAATTACATAGCACGTTGCTTTGCCTGTAGTTATATTAGACTCAGTCAAAACAGTGCCGTTATAATACAAGAATCATTCAACTGCTTTTATTACAACATACATATCCACTGGtttcaatattaaataatgAAATCACACAATATTTCACAGTCACACatatatatcattatttttacataaaaaccaCTAAAAATTCATATTCGTTTGAGGCAGTTTCCGAAACCGCATTGAGTAGCGCTTATCTGCTACGAGTTTGTCATTTCAGTTGACATTCAGGATGATAGAGCTCAGCTCGATTGATTGTAAAATACATAACGGTTCACAACTCTTGCAAGGCGAAATAATCGCAGTCTTATGTTGAAGTATCAAGGAACAATTGTATTGCTATTTTCAATAAACTGTTATTTATACAGATTACTAATATTTCATCCATGATTTTTCCACGACTCTTTCGACGAATACCAATCAACGTCTCGCTCTAAGCACTTACTTAGCCGGGCCCGCGACACAGGCAAGCGACATTTAGTTGAGGAAGCCGCGGCACTGCGGCGCTCCACAGAGGCAGGGGATCTTCTCGTCCTCGAGCGGGAACTTGTAGTCGTACGTGATCTCCTCGTCGACGCCAATTGGCTGCTTCGAGTAGATGACGATTTTCTTCTGAGACTCTATTGTGATAATCTTCGCGTAACAGTTCGGCTGTTGTAGACAAAATAGTTGTATTATTTTCACGTcagaaataactttgtaattaaattaaatgccaATTAGGTTTCTTGACTGTTTCTTGACAGTCACAAAATAATGGGAAAGTACCTACTCTACTAAGTTACTTAGAATGTTGTAAGTCAAGCAATGTGCAAATATCTACTAAAGACATGAATAAGGGTGACTCCTACTGAAGCGTTAACCCACACCGCTCCGGGGAGCAATTGCTCGACCTCTgaagtagtattattatataagctgaAACCTCAACACCAACAGACAATACTCACATTGCAGCTGTGGTTGATGAACCGCGCGAGGTTGCCGCACTTGGTAGCGTCGATGATGGTATCCAGGTCGATGCGGAACAGGTACGAGCTGCCGATGCCGGTGGCCTCGTAGTGCGCCTCCCGCACGTCCGCCACGATCGGCCGGATCATCTGGCCCACGTACTCGATCACCATCTCGTCCGCGGCGATTGGTTCCTGGTATGAGAATCGTTGGTATAGTGACTATTTACTACTGCTGCTGTTATACATACGTTGATAACCTCTTTAGTTAACATCCTTCACATCACCatcaacataaaaatatgactTGGAGACGCTACGATTTGCGCACAATGTGGGACTTCACGCGACCGAAACGATAAGGAGAGCGTACCCTATTTGTCGAGACAATCATGTAATTCAAATCTGAGGCAATCATGTAAAAAGAAGCTTACTCAGCCTGGTGGTGGGTATTTTATGTTTGGTGCGATTATCATAACAGAATAGAAGTTCCAAAGATAACGCTACAACATAGTACAATATACGTATACCTCGCACATACAAATTGACTAACCCATCGTCCTCGAAATAAAATGTCATTAGCATAACACATTCACAGGAAACATGGTAAAACTGTAGActgcttttaaaataaaatatcttcatGGTAACGGTAGAACCTGCAACACGACTTTGGTTACCAATGCTACTTTATTGTGGCCTTACTTAcctgaaatgaaaaataaactgtTTGAAACGTATTGCCTTTCTTTCTATGGAGGCAAGAAAGAGTCCAATGTGTTCATTTTTCATTCCTGGTAAATGATGTAGGTCACTTTTCCAGATATAGGAATGTTATTCCGTATATCGATGTAGGATATGTGATCAATGAATTGCATGTTATCATAGAGACTGGAGTGACAAGTTACCTGCGCAAAAAGACCCCAGTCGTGAATGCCAGACTTGGCAAATTTGAGCTGCTTCTTCCTGAACTTTAACTGGTTGAATTTCAGCAGATCCGAATCTGTGTCTGTACCTGGGGACACAAAATTTTGTCATAAGTTCATTGATAATCATAGGCATGATGGgataataaatcaaaaattattaagtaattctgCTTTAAATGTCTTTGCAAGTTAGCAGAGCAACTTGTAGTAACTCGGAAATCTGCCTTTTTGTCCAAAGTTCAAACTATGTGACTTACCGAAAGCAGTTAGCAGTCGGCGCTGGTTGGACCTGGCCTCTCGGGACAGCAGCTGCATCTTGGAGGCCAGCATTTTGTTCTTGTCCTCCTGTGCCGGTGCGTCCATCGTAATCGTTGAGCTGCGTCCGTGGTGGTACTTGTACTTGGCCTTCAGGCGCGCGTCCATCTTGTAGTACCCTTCCGTGCGCGCTGAACCGCTGGAGTGACCCTGGAATTAAACGATTAGTTGATGTATGCGAAGTGTATAGTCAAATGCGAGGTGAGCTCATATGTCGGATTGTTGGTAACGAATCTACATTGTTACGCcaacttctttttcttattgTCCGTAGTCAAGTAAGTCGTGGTAACAACAGTAGTATTTCAtgcgtaggtacataatttctAAATGCTTACCTGTAAATcttcataaatattattatgcctCTTAGACTTCTTCTTGGGCGGGCTATAGCACACGTCAGTGGGCGAGTGGTCGACCCAATGCGTATCGTTGAGCCAGTATCCCTGCGCGTCCTCAGCTAGTAGCGACTCATACGCGCGTCTCAAGTACTCCACGTCCTCTCTGTCGATGCCGCGCGTCAGGAATTCGTACATCACTTGCATCTCAGCCATTATGTCGCGCGGCTTGAAGGTCACGTTCGGGTGGAGCATCTTATCGTAGTCTTCGCTTCTCTCGAAGATCCTGGTAGAGTGTTTAGTAAGTTAGATATTTTATGATTATGGAATGACTTTAGCTTTGCTTCCAAAAAAACATGGGTTAGCGCAAAAGTAACTCAAGTCACTCTGAACTTAAGCCAATAGAAAATAGAGTATGAAGGTTTGGAGCACTATCTAGACCAGGTAAGAGTTGATACTCACTTGTTCTGTATCTCGGCCAACTTCTTGGTCTCGTACTTGCGTTTGTACGGCCGCTTGGTCTTCTCCTTCGGTTTGACTTCCTCCATCGGCGAGTCCAGCTCCGGTTCCGCCATCCATGTGTAGCCTAGAGAACACGTCCAATGTTAATTTAACAGTTTTGAATACCGTCCGTGGTCCAATTAGTGCTAtatgaattaaaatataattaccaTCGAATTTGGCGCATTGATggacttataaatataaaaaaaaccgtcCATCTTATTAGAAATGACACAACTTTCTGTCCTAATGTATTGGTAGGGGTAGAACAAAATTGCCCTAATGACGACGGTTATTTTCATCGTGGTCATGTCGTAGATGATTTGATGGTCTTCTTCTCGTGTCCTCCTCGTCGTCAGGCAGCAGTCAGCAGTATAAGTGGTTGAGCGCCACCTGGGAGGCCTGAGACGCTCGTGACGCTTGCGACTGGAGTGAGGATGATCACTTACCATGATCATGTTGTAGATGGTTGGATGGTCTTCTCCTCGTGTCCTCCTCGTCGTCAGGCGGCGGCCGGCAGTATGAGTGGTCGAGCGCCACCTGAGACGCCTGAGACGCTTGTGAAGCTTGCGACTGTGGCGACGATGTCTCCGACAGAGCGCTGCTGATCTGTAGGGGATGTAAAATTGACAATAAGGAAGAAATAAGGAGGAAGGAAGGCGAAATATACCATCATTATGAAAGTAGACTCAAGTTTGACCTTGATTTGATATTTATTCGGCACTTGTCTACTAGCATTTCTCGATAGACCTTCACACAGCTAACAACAAGTAGTGCAATAGGCTCTTAATATTGTTAATTCCTGGGTATAATCTTATTTCTACTGTTGTCTGTCAGAGATCCAGAAAACACCAGCTCGATCGAAAACTTTTAAACTATCAATACCCTTTATGACACAGAAGAAAATGTACGAGAAGAGTGGAATAATCAAAGGGAGCCTTTTGGCCAGCAGCTACTCCAAATAGGCCACGATAAGATAAAACGAAAATATACCCTACACGTACCTCCTTAACCCCGTTAACACTAACAGCGTCAGTGTTGCTGTGCTCACTAACAGACACGATCCGCTGCCGCTTGTCTCCCTTCTTCCTTGCATCCTTGCGTCGCACCGGTTCCTCCTCTGACGTAATCTCTCCTTCTTCCATTTCAGTGTCCAGCTTGCTCTTTTCAGGAGACTTGACGTGATTCTTGAGCGGACTGCTCTTGGGTTCTTCAGCTTTACTATTAGCTGCCTTCTCGGGTTTGCTggttattgaaaaaataaatgagtAAACTCTCAAGTTTACTAATGATCAACGACCCATTCAAATTAGCATTgggatttttattttagtagctTTATTAAGATTTCCATCGGATTGCAaaaggaaggcaagagggaaactactgtcctatttttccctaaaaagtagcatgtagaatgtttcaccgacaagagcgtggctcttaagttaggGATGTGATGACTAAGATTTCACTATTGTTTCATGAtcatgacaaaaaaaataatggtggTCTAACGATTTTGTACTGACACATTTCTACACCTCTCCTTCCTATCGCAGTAGGCAAAGCCACAAATCACCGCAAGGCAATCCGCAGCAGCATCTGATATCCATGTCTTTGGACTCCAGTTCCAAAGTCTAAAAATAGAAACTCTTCTGTCGTACCTTTCGTCAGGCGGTTTTTCAGGCTGCGGCCGGTCTGACTCCTGCTTCTGCCTCTGTTCTTCCAAGAACTCCCTCTCGATCTGTTCCATATACTCTGTGTTCCGTCTTCTTCTCTCCTGTTATTGAAAAATGGAAATGTCGTCAAAATTCTCTTAAAAATTAAACTTAACTCTATTTCACTCGAGTATACTATTTAATCAGGAAATTACTCTTACgttttattctgttttttattcaataaatttAACTAAGATCTTCAGGCGGCCTTTATTTCCTGTCTTTCGCATATTTTTACCCCACTTAGTCGAAGCATTTTAGTCATAGCAAGTTAATACAACTATAGTTTACCTGGTATTCTCTCTCCTCTTCCGAATCCGAGTACACTCTGTCCAGTAGGATATCCTTCGGTTCTTCTTCTGGTGACAGGATAGGAGAGCCCAGTCGGTCGTCTGAAGCCTCCACTTGAGGTATTGGGGTCTTTTCTGaaattataataggtataaataaattacagaagATATAATTTGCGTGCATAATATCTCTAGTGCGTGCTTACTTTACAGAttcttaaaatataagtacatagataAATAAGCATAAAAAGAACAGAGAAATCAGTTACGTGAACCATACCTCTCCTGCTTTGTTCCTCTTCGCTGTCTGAAGAAGATGAATACACTCTCCTGAGTCGTTCCTTGTTCGACACCACTTTGAGCTGAGAAGCAAGTGAATATGTTTTAACAAAAATTGAGACATGCTGAAGTTTTTGGAAACGTATATTGTGTTCCTTTCTCCCTCCAGCAAGCCACACTGAATCAGTGTGGTGAAGTTTGGTCTAGatcccctccggtttattgaggagAGGCCTACACGTAGCAGTGGAACGTGTTTAGGCTGTTTTAGTATATTATGTATGGTCACGTAGTGTGTTGTAATACTTTATTTCATTTACCTCAGCCTCGTCAAGGTCGGAGTCATCGTCCGACTCGGAGTATATCCGCGGGGCCGCGCCCTTGCGCTCCGGCTCCGACTCTGTTTCCGATGACGATCGACTCGACGACGATGACGACGATCTAAGAGAAAATAGATTAAAATGTAATCCAGAACACTAAACCATAGTTAAGCTGTATAACTAACAGGTCCAAGCCACCTGGCACGGCTGGTAGTAAACTGTTGGGAGTGTTTACAACGTGAAGAGGCAGTCGGTCAGTATGGCAATCGATTTTCGTCTGCCATCTTGTACTTGTACGTATTTACTACGAGTCACAGGACGTATGCGATTCCTAAGTGTGTTTTTAAACGTGTTTACTGCGAGTACGAACCTAGAGGAACTGCTAGACTGCCGCCGTCTGCTCCGGGACAGATATGAGCCAGTCGTCCTGTTCCGCGGACTCGTCGGTACCTCCTTCTCTTCGTCAGAGTTCTGCACCATCTCCTCCTACACAAGAAgattgtttaaaattattttatttcaaagtaTCAAGAACATTTGAACATGTCATTTCATTTGGGTGTGAGGGTAACGAAAGTTGCTTGACTGTAGAATGCGAATTGATTTGCAGATCTAAATACAAACGGTCTAAGtactatttataaaaatataccaaTTAAACAGTGACAATATCCCGGATAATTCTCCGGGAAGTGAATGATATAATCACCTGGTCGCTAAGCCGCTTGCTGGAGTCGTCGTCGATATGCACGGGCGAGGGTATCTTGCGCTTGCGCCTGAAGCTGGGCATCTTGGGTATGGCGGCGCGCAGGCCCAGCCCCGCGCCATAGCCGCCCAGCTCTAGGCCCAGATCGCGGGACTCCATGATCGACTTGATTGAGTCTACCGCCTCTTCCTTCTTGTTTGAGATGTCCTGGGAGAGGagattgagttttttttttaacattgtgTAAAAAGACCGGTACCACTCTGGACGCATACGAACGAACCCTGGTCAATGATCACCAACTCGCACTTAGTGCTGGACTGTTAAGATTTATAAAGATATATAAAAGGTCTAGACAGGAAAAATAAGTCTTTACTAATTAGAACAAAGCGTCTACCATAAGTGGGCATCGGCAAAAATAAAACTAGAGCCTGTTTCACCGCTTGCTGTTTGCAACTATCTGATAGCTTATCCAGGACTTAATGCTATTGTACACTTATCTGGCAAACTTGTTAGAAAGTTACTAAATAGGCTCCAAAACATTTAAATCCAGTTTAATCAGTTGTCAATATTACCTGCAGCGGCTGCCCCTCCTCCTTAGGCTTGACAGTCTGCCGGTTCTTGCGACTCTGCTCGTCCCACCACAGCTCGAAGTTCTTGAACGCCGTGCTCTCGATCATCTTCTTGTTGAAGTCCTTCTTGAGAATCATCTTCAGCTCTGCCGTCACTCGCTCTATCACGCTATTGATCGTCGGGTAGTGCGGGTTGTCGCATTCCTGTGTAGTGTGGTTAAAACTCaggttattatacatataagatGACGTCTATTTCTGTTGATGTTTGTGAAGCACTCGAACCACATGGCCAGGGGGAATGCCTGTCATCGCTACATACCGGTACTGGATGCACAGGCTCCGTGTAGGGCTGGTAGTGATGCGTGAGTATGGGCGGCGCCGTGAAACCCGCGCCGTACGCCAGTGCTATCTCCGGCGCCGGGTACCCGGGGGGAGGGTACGCTGGAACAAACATATATTGTTATGTTCCTTACTTGTACTATGTTGGCGTCCAGGTAGGTGGGCGAAATAAGTCACAGAACAGACACGTAATGACGTAGGATCTGGATGTCTTGGATAAAGACTGGTGAGAAATCGCTCGTGATAGAAAACAACTGAAGACAGTGAGACATTTGTCTCACTAGACGGGAAAATAGGTTAGGGTTGGGGTATTGTTTATGTTCACATTTGGTGTGCGACAGCTGTTATAGAGATCGACAAGTATACGTACCAGTCGGCGCCCACATGTGCGCGTAGTAGGGGTggtgcgcgggcgcggcgggcggcgctgCGGCCGGGTAGTAGTATGCGTCCGCCGGGACCTGCTCCTCGATCTTGGCTTCAGTTGACGACAGCGACGACAGCGACATCTGGAGGTAGGATGGTGTGCTCAGTCAATAACATACAGCAGTTGGCGCTAGTGCATTTCGCACGGGGCGGAAGCATGGGCGGATCCAGGGGGGCGACAGATTGGGTCATGGGTTGTCACTgctattttatctaattctctacggagataagTTGCCTGCTACCTGGTGACCCAACACCCTCCCATAAAAACTGAATCCGCTTCTGGGCGGAAGGCGAAGAAGCTGGGACACGTCGAACAAAACGGATCAGTAAGGTATGACGTAACTCATAAGCTCATTCTAtgtctatgctgttctgggagcaaataaaaaacatataacacgttcagctgcttgtcttcccgggcattgtcctctaacatgatagactaatgttatgggcgataggctgatcccttatcaccataaggtttatcatatccagcttacgacatcgtatcaacagtggctgcaagttgtctttgattacttgtggctctgcccaccccattagggattacgggcgtgagtttatgtatgtatgtaataacctGGTCGTCGTCGAGGTTGTCCCGGTCGTGGTGGTTGTCGGGAGGCGCGGCGGGCGAGCGGCGCGGCTCCTCGCCCGTCAATAGCTCGTCCTCAGACGACGAGATGTCCGACCCGATCTTGTCCATCAGGGGGAACTTCCTACGCTCCGCCTCTTTCACTTTCTACAACAAAAACATCTCTACATCATA
This window encodes:
- the LOC126375976 gene encoding histone-lysine N-methyltransferase SETD1 isoform X1 translates to MNGGMEHKASGHNAVLHKAPKNYKLLMDPFLVKGAIKLYRYDGIVPGDSSYPPVQCRDPRSQLSRIWNRLEPADLPVPRFKIDKNYVGTPPQLEVTIANLNDNIDKAFLADMMNKIGPYEELTIFYHPITNRHLGFARVVFQDVKFTKLCIEKYNGKSVMGQVLEVFHDAFGKRCQELLDDKTLEKKPQPLPTIAKPPLVEDVRPQKVDPTLSKRLEETKLTEKEAYPRSYKDVEHSDSNTRWSDEEREYRRHDRHRSRSERERDKDRERDRDRDRERDRYRERYARSTSETSEVPFAAPSHAPEVPYTPAQPVTYDPYYQPGYGYSYPAPAATPGGSVWWHDWRHAHHTPHHHPHLERRASTTPAWTASTPAPKERVSPEVKEKKEKEKEPAVDTPSKSVEVVEPRPPEDTSDAKEPEPKPPPPAEEPKNVDLDTRIAMLLKGASGGGGLAPPFLSLNMSSEEEDDERLPTKIPDLDAHHPPSDDEGSGSEDRDSIISFNTKREPESEPLSTTPSPYLSREFYLECLKITVERKVKEAERRKFPLMDKIGSDISSSEDELLTGEEPRRSPAAPPDNHHDRDNLDDDQMSLSSLSSTEAKIEEQVPADAYYYPAAAPPAAPAHHPYYAHMWAPTAYPPPGYPAPEIALAYGAGFTAPPILTHHYQPYTEPVHPVPECDNPHYPTINSVIERVTAELKMILKKDFNKKMIESTAFKNFELWWDEQSRKNRQTVKPKEEGQPLQDISNKKEEAVDSIKSIMESRDLGLELGGYGAGLGLRAAIPKMPSFRRKRKIPSPVHIDDDSSKRLSDQEEMVQNSDEEKEVPTSPRNRTTGSYLSRSRRRQSSSSSRSSSSSSSRSSSETESEPERKGAAPRIYSESDDDSDLDEAELKVVSNKERLRRVYSSSSDSEEEQSRREKTPIPQVEASDDRLGSPILSPEEEPKDILLDRVYSDSEEEREYQERRRRNTEYMEQIEREFLEEQRQKQESDRPQPEKPPDESKPEKAANSKAEEPKSSPLKNHVKSPEKSKLDTEMEEGEITSEEEPVRRKDARKKGDKRQRIVSVSEHSNTDAVSVNGVKEISSALSETSSPQSQASQASQASQVALDHSYCRPPPDDEEDTRRRPSNHLQHDHGYTWMAEPELDSPMEEVKPKEKTKRPYKRKYETKKLAEIQNKIFERSEDYDKMLHPNVTFKPRDIMAEMQVMYEFLTRGIDREDVEYLRRAYESLLAEDAQGYWLNDTHWVDHSPTDVCYSPPKKKSKRHNNIYEDLQGHSSGSARTEGYYKMDARLKAKYKYHHGRSSTITMDAPAQEDKNKMLASKMQLLSREARSNQRRLLTAFGTDTDSDLLKFNQLKFRKKQLKFAKSGIHDWGLFAQEPIAADEMVIEYVGQMIRPIVADVREAHYEATGIGSSYLFRIDLDTIIDATKCGNLARFINHSCNPNCYAKIITIESQKKIVIYSKQPIGVDEEITYDYKFPLEDEKIPCLCGAPQCRGFLN